Proteins from a genomic interval of Crassostrea angulata isolate pt1a10 chromosome 7, ASM2561291v2, whole genome shotgun sequence:
- the LOC128155159 gene encoding centriole and centriolar satellite protein OFD1-like isoform X2 yields the protein MERERQEYLSAEELRNRLYHNLRDRGLFDSIKSQLRNKLVTELQQTTKGNLTERTPREAEEGSLLHRASNSLVADHLRHCKYDYSLSVFLPESSTQRDKIFTTHDLLQLLGVSSQSRLYRKMAQGQSDSNKKGFLWQLLCELSSLHSDAVQESGTQTDLIKIGVVSELDEKLGEMEEFYSSKRDENFRIGATAMEERLMSFQRQLEERYRTDLKLEVARIKDNEAARIRLEEKEQCRREFDQLRRELERTYQQKSDSLLHKERNSIERMQREQDIHEKEIYAQRQSILEEIEILRKREAEIKRASEANERERKLNEQRVKDKETDLRRREQEVRRMEGEYEQKLKNEMTKFKVEEQAKYMERSQNLEIREARARDEERRIRDEQERIQSIRDELKDKTMRINELETRVQEEKHGEVSAMRQNELLNAKLRDMADYKVLKEQNAVMKNELETLRTRLSEVMQINERERGRQEEMMKELRRPTPETLMLQRDLEKAKESLRQEQTLGNAAKQQLEKRLQEEMDRNRDLLRRFEDQTLQMKEMNEELVDLRAQLSITHRALTNEVYRKPHEEGNNMNRSVSFRVPTQAAPAEGDRVGEVEEYLRLPRSRQTTPRRPDPARAQQEYDQQDVYNEIEAEFGLPSTGKRRLYPAFSEDDASSVNSADVVADAKYRLKSLEREAQNLEAAYRDFHYKLSNPASGPGDHPKPARVVEDTHLKEKEQEKQSQKRVASPVASPIHRPLSSTPYQGRQSSSGGNLNDSLHELTGSGADRKAPPRFDLSTMSDDGNHKERVEERPRPITVSDLEARPGSPSIVVVPGSRSSEEELSPKPGSAAFVTEVMTPLRPPAGGRLQPISLDSAWKTPTQDDAVNEEEKRKEERKKKQQEEELKQWEEERRQREEERQRKEQELQEKEERELKRLEEGVESEKSEAVAKEPEIDPVMKQYMEMVQQQKQKEEEETKTKRKVAKKPMDVWSKGTNSQADTQSEFSVAEDIQSNNGSDEDFGW from the exons ATGGAGCGAGAGCGACAAGAGTACCTGTCGGCTGAGGAGTTGAGAAATCGGTTATACCACAATCTCAGGGACCGCGGACTGTTTGACTCGATAAAG AGTCAGCTAAGAAACAAACTGGTAACAGAACTACAGCAAACAACCAAAGGAAACCTTACCGAGAGGACGCCGAGAGAGGCGGAGGAGGGGTCCCTATTACACAGAGCATCTAACAGCCTGGTGGCTGACCATCTACGACACTGCAAGTATGACTACTCACTCAGCGTGTTCCTGCCAGAGAGCTCAACTCAGCGGGACAAA ATTTTCACCACACATGACCTGCTTCAACTTCTTGGAGTCAGTTCCCAGTCCCGGCTTTACCGTAAAATG GCACAGGGCCAGTCTGATTCCAATAAAAAAG GATTTCTGTGGCAGCTGCTATGTGAGTTATCTTCTCTTCACTCAGACGCTGTGCAGGAAAGTGGTACTCAGACCGACCTTATCAAAATCGGAGTTGTCTCAGAACTGG ATGAGAAATTGGGAGAAATGGAAGAATTTTACTCCTCAAAGCGGGATGAAAATTTTAGAATAGGAGCAACAGCCATGGAAGAAAGACTAATGTCATTTCAGAGACAGCTAGAAGAGAGATACAGGACGGACTTAAAACTGGAG GTGGCCAGGATTAAGGACAATGAGGCAGCAAGGATTCGTCTGGAGGAAAAGGAGCAGTGTCGGAGGGAGTTCGATCAGCTGAGGCGAGAG tTGGAGAGAACATATCAACAGAAGTCTGATTCACTGTTACATAAAGAAAGAAATTCAATAGAGAGAATGCAGAGAGAACAAGAT ATTCACGAAAAAGAAATTTATGCCCAAAGACAGTCAATTTTAGAGGAAATAGAGATTTTACGCAAGAGAGAAGCAGAGATCAAACGAGCGTCAGAAGCCAATGAaag AGAAAGAAAACTAAATGAACAGAGAGTGAAGGACAAAGAGACCGACCTCCGTCGTAGAGAACAGGAAGTCAGAAGGATGGAGGGAGAGTACGAACAGAAGCTGAAGAATGAAATGACCAA attcaaagttgaaGAACAGGCTAAATACATGGAAAGATCCCAAAATCTGGAAATCAGAGAAGCCAGGGCAAGAG ATGAAGAGAGAAGGATAAGAGATGAACAGGAGAGAATTCAGAGTATCCGGGACGAACTCAAGGATAAAACAATGAGAATTAATGAATTGGAG ACCAGAGTACAAGAAGAGAAACATGGTGAAGTGTCAGCAATGAGACAGAACGAATTACTGAACGCCAAGCTCAGAGAT ATGGCAGATTACAAGGTGCTGAAGGAGCAGAATGCTGTGATGAAGAACGAACTGGAGACCCTCAGAAC gAGGCTCTCTGAGGTCATGCAGATCAATGAAAGAGAAAGAGGAA GACAAGAGGAAATGATGAAGGAGTTGAGACGGCCGACCCCGGAGACCCTGATGTTACAGCGAGATCTGGAGAAAGCCAAGGAGAGTCTGAGACAGGAACAGACTTTGGGCAACGCTGCCAAACAGCAGCTGGAGAAACGCCTACAGGAGGAG ATGGACAGGAACCGGGACCTGTTGAGGAGATTTGAGGACCAGACTCTACAGATGAAGGAGATGAATGAGGAATTAGTGGACCTGAGGGCTCAGCTGTCAATCACTCACAGAG CTTTGACAAATGAGGTTTACAGAAAACCACATGAAGAAGGAAACAACATGAA CCGTTCTGTATCTTTCCGCGTCCCCACTCAGGCAGCCCCTGCTGAAGGGGACAGGGTGGGGGAAGTGGAGGAGTACCTCCGACTGCCTAGGTCCAGACAGACCACCCCACGGCGCCCCGACCCCGCCCGTGCCCAGCAGGAGTATGACCAGCAGGACGTCTATAATGAAATTGAGGCCGAGTTTGGACTGCCATCTACTGGGAAGAGGAGGCTTTACCCAGCATTCTCTGAGGACGACGCTTCCTCTGTCAACTCAGCAGATGTAGTAGCTGATGCTAAATATAGACTGAAGAGTTTGGAAAGGGAGGCCCAA AATTTAGAAGCAGCATACCGAGATTTTCATTACAAACTATCCAATCCAGCCTCTGGCCCTGGGGATCACCCAAAACCTGCAAGAGTCGTTGAAGATACACATCTGAAAGAGAAAGAACAAG AAAAACAGAGTCAGAAAAGAGTTGCTTCCCCTGTGGCCAGCCCTATACACAGACCTTTGTCATCTACTCCTTACCAAGGGAGGCAATCCTCTTCTGGAGGAAATCTGAATG ACAGTCTCCATGAGCTGACTGGGTCTGGAGCAGACAGGAAAGCCCCGCCCAGGTTTGACCTCTCTACAATGTCAGACGATGGAAACCA TAAAGAAAGAGTGGAAGAGCGGCCCCGGCCAATCACGGTGTCTGACCTTGAAGCCAGACCAGGGTCACCCAGTATTGTAGTTGTCCCAGGATCAAGGTCAAGTGAAGAGGAACTCTCACCTAAACCTGGATCAG CTGCCTTTGTGACAGAGGTCATGACCCCACTACGACCTCCAGCTGGGGGTCGATTACAGCCCATTTCTCTGGACAGTGCATGGAAAACCCCCACACAGGATGATGCAGTGAATGAAG AAGAGAAGAGGAAAGAAGAGAGGAAGAAAAAACAACAGGAAGAAGAGCTGAAGCAGTGGGAGGAGGAGAGAAGACAGAGGGAGGAAGAGAGGCAGCGTAAAGAACAGGAGTTACAGGAGAAGGAAGAGAGGGAGCTGAAAAGATTG GAGGAAGGTGTAGAATCTGAGAAGTCTGAGGCAGTGGCGAAGGAGCCGGAGATTGACCCGGTGATGAAGCAGTACATGGAGATGGTCCAGCAGCAGAAGCAgaaggaggaggaggag ACCAAGACAAAGAGAAAG gTTGCAAAGAAACCGATGGATGTGTGGTCCAAAGGCACCAACAGCCAAGCT gatACACAGTCTGAGTTCTCTGTGGCTGAAGACATTCAAAG cAACAATGGATCTGATGA
- the LOC128155159 gene encoding centriole and centriolar satellite protein OFD1-like isoform X1 → MERERQEYLSAEELRNRLYHNLRDRGLFDSIKSQLRNKLVTELQQTTKGNLTERTPREAEEGSLLHRASNSLVADHLRHCKYDYSLSVFLPESSTQRDKIFTTHDLLQLLGVSSQSRLYRKMAQGQSDSNKKGFLWQLLCELSSLHSDAVQESGTQTDLIKIGVVSELDEKLGEMEEFYSSKRDENFRIGATAMEERLMSFQRQLEERYRTDLKLEVARIKDNEAARIRLEEKEQCRREFDQLRRELERTYQQKSDSLLHKERNSIERMQREQDIHEKEIYAQRQSILEEIEILRKREAEIKRASEANERERKLNEQRVKDKETDLRRREQEVRRMEGEYEQKLKNEMTKFKVEEQAKYMERSQNLEIREARARDEERRIRDEQERIQSIRDELKDKTMRINELETRVQEEKHGEVSAMRQNELLNAKLRDMADYKVLKEQNAVMKNELETLRTRLSEVMQINERERGRQEEMMKELRRPTPETLMLQRDLEKAKESLRQEQTLGNAAKQQLEKRLQEEMDRNRDLLRRFEDQTLQMKEMNEELVDLRAQLSITHRALTNEVYRKPHEEGNNMNRSVSFRVPTQAAPAEGDRVGEVEEYLRLPRSRQTTPRRPDPARAQQEYDQQDVYNEIEAEFGLPSTGKRRLYPAFSEDDASSVNSADVVADAKYRLKSLEREAQNLEAAYRDFHYKLSNPASGPGDHPKPARVVEDTHLKEKEQEKQSQKRVASPVASPIHRPLSSTPYQGRQSSSGGNLNDSLHELTGSGADRKAPPRFDLSTMSDDGNHKERVEERPRPITVSDLEARPGSPSIVVVPGSRSSEEELSPKPGSAAFVTEVMTPLRPPAGGRLQPISLDSAWKTPTQDDAVNEEEKRKEERKKKQQEEELKQWEEERRQREEERQRKEQELQEKEERELKRLEEGVESEKSEAVAKEPEIDPVMKQYMEMVQQQKQKEEEEQTKTKRKVAKKPMDVWSKGTNSQADTQSEFSVAEDIQSNNGSDEDFGW, encoded by the exons ATGGAGCGAGAGCGACAAGAGTACCTGTCGGCTGAGGAGTTGAGAAATCGGTTATACCACAATCTCAGGGACCGCGGACTGTTTGACTCGATAAAG AGTCAGCTAAGAAACAAACTGGTAACAGAACTACAGCAAACAACCAAAGGAAACCTTACCGAGAGGACGCCGAGAGAGGCGGAGGAGGGGTCCCTATTACACAGAGCATCTAACAGCCTGGTGGCTGACCATCTACGACACTGCAAGTATGACTACTCACTCAGCGTGTTCCTGCCAGAGAGCTCAACTCAGCGGGACAAA ATTTTCACCACACATGACCTGCTTCAACTTCTTGGAGTCAGTTCCCAGTCCCGGCTTTACCGTAAAATG GCACAGGGCCAGTCTGATTCCAATAAAAAAG GATTTCTGTGGCAGCTGCTATGTGAGTTATCTTCTCTTCACTCAGACGCTGTGCAGGAAAGTGGTACTCAGACCGACCTTATCAAAATCGGAGTTGTCTCAGAACTGG ATGAGAAATTGGGAGAAATGGAAGAATTTTACTCCTCAAAGCGGGATGAAAATTTTAGAATAGGAGCAACAGCCATGGAAGAAAGACTAATGTCATTTCAGAGACAGCTAGAAGAGAGATACAGGACGGACTTAAAACTGGAG GTGGCCAGGATTAAGGACAATGAGGCAGCAAGGATTCGTCTGGAGGAAAAGGAGCAGTGTCGGAGGGAGTTCGATCAGCTGAGGCGAGAG tTGGAGAGAACATATCAACAGAAGTCTGATTCACTGTTACATAAAGAAAGAAATTCAATAGAGAGAATGCAGAGAGAACAAGAT ATTCACGAAAAAGAAATTTATGCCCAAAGACAGTCAATTTTAGAGGAAATAGAGATTTTACGCAAGAGAGAAGCAGAGATCAAACGAGCGTCAGAAGCCAATGAaag AGAAAGAAAACTAAATGAACAGAGAGTGAAGGACAAAGAGACCGACCTCCGTCGTAGAGAACAGGAAGTCAGAAGGATGGAGGGAGAGTACGAACAGAAGCTGAAGAATGAAATGACCAA attcaaagttgaaGAACAGGCTAAATACATGGAAAGATCCCAAAATCTGGAAATCAGAGAAGCCAGGGCAAGAG ATGAAGAGAGAAGGATAAGAGATGAACAGGAGAGAATTCAGAGTATCCGGGACGAACTCAAGGATAAAACAATGAGAATTAATGAATTGGAG ACCAGAGTACAAGAAGAGAAACATGGTGAAGTGTCAGCAATGAGACAGAACGAATTACTGAACGCCAAGCTCAGAGAT ATGGCAGATTACAAGGTGCTGAAGGAGCAGAATGCTGTGATGAAGAACGAACTGGAGACCCTCAGAAC gAGGCTCTCTGAGGTCATGCAGATCAATGAAAGAGAAAGAGGAA GACAAGAGGAAATGATGAAGGAGTTGAGACGGCCGACCCCGGAGACCCTGATGTTACAGCGAGATCTGGAGAAAGCCAAGGAGAGTCTGAGACAGGAACAGACTTTGGGCAACGCTGCCAAACAGCAGCTGGAGAAACGCCTACAGGAGGAG ATGGACAGGAACCGGGACCTGTTGAGGAGATTTGAGGACCAGACTCTACAGATGAAGGAGATGAATGAGGAATTAGTGGACCTGAGGGCTCAGCTGTCAATCACTCACAGAG CTTTGACAAATGAGGTTTACAGAAAACCACATGAAGAAGGAAACAACATGAA CCGTTCTGTATCTTTCCGCGTCCCCACTCAGGCAGCCCCTGCTGAAGGGGACAGGGTGGGGGAAGTGGAGGAGTACCTCCGACTGCCTAGGTCCAGACAGACCACCCCACGGCGCCCCGACCCCGCCCGTGCCCAGCAGGAGTATGACCAGCAGGACGTCTATAATGAAATTGAGGCCGAGTTTGGACTGCCATCTACTGGGAAGAGGAGGCTTTACCCAGCATTCTCTGAGGACGACGCTTCCTCTGTCAACTCAGCAGATGTAGTAGCTGATGCTAAATATAGACTGAAGAGTTTGGAAAGGGAGGCCCAA AATTTAGAAGCAGCATACCGAGATTTTCATTACAAACTATCCAATCCAGCCTCTGGCCCTGGGGATCACCCAAAACCTGCAAGAGTCGTTGAAGATACACATCTGAAAGAGAAAGAACAAG AAAAACAGAGTCAGAAAAGAGTTGCTTCCCCTGTGGCCAGCCCTATACACAGACCTTTGTCATCTACTCCTTACCAAGGGAGGCAATCCTCTTCTGGAGGAAATCTGAATG ACAGTCTCCATGAGCTGACTGGGTCTGGAGCAGACAGGAAAGCCCCGCCCAGGTTTGACCTCTCTACAATGTCAGACGATGGAAACCA TAAAGAAAGAGTGGAAGAGCGGCCCCGGCCAATCACGGTGTCTGACCTTGAAGCCAGACCAGGGTCACCCAGTATTGTAGTTGTCCCAGGATCAAGGTCAAGTGAAGAGGAACTCTCACCTAAACCTGGATCAG CTGCCTTTGTGACAGAGGTCATGACCCCACTACGACCTCCAGCTGGGGGTCGATTACAGCCCATTTCTCTGGACAGTGCATGGAAAACCCCCACACAGGATGATGCAGTGAATGAAG AAGAGAAGAGGAAAGAAGAGAGGAAGAAAAAACAACAGGAAGAAGAGCTGAAGCAGTGGGAGGAGGAGAGAAGACAGAGGGAGGAAGAGAGGCAGCGTAAAGAACAGGAGTTACAGGAGAAGGAAGAGAGGGAGCTGAAAAGATTG GAGGAAGGTGTAGAATCTGAGAAGTCTGAGGCAGTGGCGAAGGAGCCGGAGATTGACCCGGTGATGAAGCAGTACATGGAGATGGTCCAGCAGCAGAAGCAgaaggaggaggaggag CAGACCAAGACAAAGAGAAAG gTTGCAAAGAAACCGATGGATGTGTGGTCCAAAGGCACCAACAGCCAAGCT gatACACAGTCTGAGTTCTCTGTGGCTGAAGACATTCAAAG cAACAATGGATCTGATGA
- the LOC128155159 gene encoding centriole and centriolar satellite protein OFD1-like isoform X3: protein MERERQEYLSAEELRNRLYHNLRDRGLFDSIKSQLRNKLVTELQQTTKGNLTERTPREAEEGSLLHRASNSLVADHLRHCKYDYSLSVFLPESSTQRDKIFTTHDLLQLLGVSSQSRLYRKMAQGQSDSNKKGFLWQLLCELSSLHSDAVQESGTQTDLIKIGVVSELDEKLGEMEEFYSSKRDENFRIGATAMEERLMSFQRQLEERYRTDLKLEVARIKDNEAARIRLEEKEQCRREFDQLRRELERTYQQKSDSLLHKERNSIERMQREQDIHEKEIYAQRQSILEEIEILRKREAEIKRASEANERERKLNEQRVKDKETDLRRREQEVRRMEGEYEQKLKNEMTKFKVEEQAKYMERSQNLEIREARARDEERRIRDEQERIQSIRDELKDKTMRINELETRVQEEKHGEVSAMRQNELLNAKLRDMADYKVLKEQNAVMKNELETLRTRLSEVMQINERERGRQEEMMKELRRPTPETLMLQRDLEKAKESLRQEQTLGNAAKQQLEKRLQEEMDRNRDLLRRFEDQTLQMKEMNEELVDLRAQLSITHRALTNEVYRKPHEEGNNMNRSVSFRVPTQAAPAEGDRVGEVEEYLRLPRSRQTTPRRPDPARAQQEYDQQDVYNEIEAEFGLPSTGKRRLYPAFSEDDASSVNSADVVADAKYRLKSLEREAQNLEAAYRDFHYKLSNPASGPGDHPKPARVVEDTHLKEKEQEKQSQKRVASPVASPIHRPLSSTPYQGRQSSSGGNLNDSLHELTGSGADRKAPPRFDLSTMSDDGNHKERVEERPRPITVSDLEARPGSPSIVVVPGSRSSEEELSPKPGSAAFVTEVMTPLRPPAGGRLQPISLDSAWKTPTQDDAVNEEEKRKEERKKKQQEEELKQWEEERRQREEERQRKEQELQEKEERELKRLEEGVESEKSEAVAKEPEIDPVMKQYMEMVQQQKQKEEEEVAKKPMDVWSKGTNSQADTQSEFSVAEDIQSNNGSDEDFGW from the exons ATGGAGCGAGAGCGACAAGAGTACCTGTCGGCTGAGGAGTTGAGAAATCGGTTATACCACAATCTCAGGGACCGCGGACTGTTTGACTCGATAAAG AGTCAGCTAAGAAACAAACTGGTAACAGAACTACAGCAAACAACCAAAGGAAACCTTACCGAGAGGACGCCGAGAGAGGCGGAGGAGGGGTCCCTATTACACAGAGCATCTAACAGCCTGGTGGCTGACCATCTACGACACTGCAAGTATGACTACTCACTCAGCGTGTTCCTGCCAGAGAGCTCAACTCAGCGGGACAAA ATTTTCACCACACATGACCTGCTTCAACTTCTTGGAGTCAGTTCCCAGTCCCGGCTTTACCGTAAAATG GCACAGGGCCAGTCTGATTCCAATAAAAAAG GATTTCTGTGGCAGCTGCTATGTGAGTTATCTTCTCTTCACTCAGACGCTGTGCAGGAAAGTGGTACTCAGACCGACCTTATCAAAATCGGAGTTGTCTCAGAACTGG ATGAGAAATTGGGAGAAATGGAAGAATTTTACTCCTCAAAGCGGGATGAAAATTTTAGAATAGGAGCAACAGCCATGGAAGAAAGACTAATGTCATTTCAGAGACAGCTAGAAGAGAGATACAGGACGGACTTAAAACTGGAG GTGGCCAGGATTAAGGACAATGAGGCAGCAAGGATTCGTCTGGAGGAAAAGGAGCAGTGTCGGAGGGAGTTCGATCAGCTGAGGCGAGAG tTGGAGAGAACATATCAACAGAAGTCTGATTCACTGTTACATAAAGAAAGAAATTCAATAGAGAGAATGCAGAGAGAACAAGAT ATTCACGAAAAAGAAATTTATGCCCAAAGACAGTCAATTTTAGAGGAAATAGAGATTTTACGCAAGAGAGAAGCAGAGATCAAACGAGCGTCAGAAGCCAATGAaag AGAAAGAAAACTAAATGAACAGAGAGTGAAGGACAAAGAGACCGACCTCCGTCGTAGAGAACAGGAAGTCAGAAGGATGGAGGGAGAGTACGAACAGAAGCTGAAGAATGAAATGACCAA attcaaagttgaaGAACAGGCTAAATACATGGAAAGATCCCAAAATCTGGAAATCAGAGAAGCCAGGGCAAGAG ATGAAGAGAGAAGGATAAGAGATGAACAGGAGAGAATTCAGAGTATCCGGGACGAACTCAAGGATAAAACAATGAGAATTAATGAATTGGAG ACCAGAGTACAAGAAGAGAAACATGGTGAAGTGTCAGCAATGAGACAGAACGAATTACTGAACGCCAAGCTCAGAGAT ATGGCAGATTACAAGGTGCTGAAGGAGCAGAATGCTGTGATGAAGAACGAACTGGAGACCCTCAGAAC gAGGCTCTCTGAGGTCATGCAGATCAATGAAAGAGAAAGAGGAA GACAAGAGGAAATGATGAAGGAGTTGAGACGGCCGACCCCGGAGACCCTGATGTTACAGCGAGATCTGGAGAAAGCCAAGGAGAGTCTGAGACAGGAACAGACTTTGGGCAACGCTGCCAAACAGCAGCTGGAGAAACGCCTACAGGAGGAG ATGGACAGGAACCGGGACCTGTTGAGGAGATTTGAGGACCAGACTCTACAGATGAAGGAGATGAATGAGGAATTAGTGGACCTGAGGGCTCAGCTGTCAATCACTCACAGAG CTTTGACAAATGAGGTTTACAGAAAACCACATGAAGAAGGAAACAACATGAA CCGTTCTGTATCTTTCCGCGTCCCCACTCAGGCAGCCCCTGCTGAAGGGGACAGGGTGGGGGAAGTGGAGGAGTACCTCCGACTGCCTAGGTCCAGACAGACCACCCCACGGCGCCCCGACCCCGCCCGTGCCCAGCAGGAGTATGACCAGCAGGACGTCTATAATGAAATTGAGGCCGAGTTTGGACTGCCATCTACTGGGAAGAGGAGGCTTTACCCAGCATTCTCTGAGGACGACGCTTCCTCTGTCAACTCAGCAGATGTAGTAGCTGATGCTAAATATAGACTGAAGAGTTTGGAAAGGGAGGCCCAA AATTTAGAAGCAGCATACCGAGATTTTCATTACAAACTATCCAATCCAGCCTCTGGCCCTGGGGATCACCCAAAACCTGCAAGAGTCGTTGAAGATACACATCTGAAAGAGAAAGAACAAG AAAAACAGAGTCAGAAAAGAGTTGCTTCCCCTGTGGCCAGCCCTATACACAGACCTTTGTCATCTACTCCTTACCAAGGGAGGCAATCCTCTTCTGGAGGAAATCTGAATG ACAGTCTCCATGAGCTGACTGGGTCTGGAGCAGACAGGAAAGCCCCGCCCAGGTTTGACCTCTCTACAATGTCAGACGATGGAAACCA TAAAGAAAGAGTGGAAGAGCGGCCCCGGCCAATCACGGTGTCTGACCTTGAAGCCAGACCAGGGTCACCCAGTATTGTAGTTGTCCCAGGATCAAGGTCAAGTGAAGAGGAACTCTCACCTAAACCTGGATCAG CTGCCTTTGTGACAGAGGTCATGACCCCACTACGACCTCCAGCTGGGGGTCGATTACAGCCCATTTCTCTGGACAGTGCATGGAAAACCCCCACACAGGATGATGCAGTGAATGAAG AAGAGAAGAGGAAAGAAGAGAGGAAGAAAAAACAACAGGAAGAAGAGCTGAAGCAGTGGGAGGAGGAGAGAAGACAGAGGGAGGAAGAGAGGCAGCGTAAAGAACAGGAGTTACAGGAGAAGGAAGAGAGGGAGCTGAAAAGATTG GAGGAAGGTGTAGAATCTGAGAAGTCTGAGGCAGTGGCGAAGGAGCCGGAGATTGACCCGGTGATGAAGCAGTACATGGAGATGGTCCAGCAGCAGAAGCAgaaggaggaggaggag gTTGCAAAGAAACCGATGGATGTGTGGTCCAAAGGCACCAACAGCCAAGCT gatACACAGTCTGAGTTCTCTGTGGCTGAAGACATTCAAAG cAACAATGGATCTGATGA